From one Mycolicibacterium sp. HK-90 genomic stretch:
- a CDS encoding asparaginase, whose amino-acid sequence MTNFAARPARSRRVMSTFLLAVAMTAACSSNPTSTDTATNTTGPGNGEAASGRVVVITTGGTIATSTDANGVRRPTVGGAELAEGLDVEVVEVMKKDSSQLTPRDWDAIGTAAKKAVADGATGVVITHGTDTMEDTAMWLDVTYNGPAPIVLTGAQRSSDAPDADGPTNLRDAITVASSPAARDQGVLIMFAGDTFQALGTHKTTTQDLKAFGGTPPIGSVADDTFTLDHPAKRPFLGDVPAATAPPVAIVAAYPGDGAGPIDAAVAAGARGIVVEALGSGNAGEGVVDAVRRHAPAGVAFGISTRVPTGEVVAEYGPGDDMVKAGAVMVPNLRPSQARVLMMAALATNQPVRDVVGRWG is encoded by the coding sequence ATGACCAACTTCGCAGCCCGCCCGGCCCGGTCGCGACGGGTGATGAGCACATTCCTGCTGGCGGTCGCGATGACCGCCGCATGTTCGAGCAACCCGACGTCGACGGACACCGCGACGAACACCACCGGACCGGGGAATGGCGAAGCAGCGTCGGGCCGCGTCGTGGTGATCACCACCGGCGGGACCATCGCGACGAGCACCGACGCCAACGGCGTGCGCCGGCCCACGGTCGGCGGAGCCGAGTTGGCGGAAGGCCTCGACGTCGAGGTGGTGGAGGTGATGAAGAAGGACAGTTCGCAGCTGACACCACGAGACTGGGACGCGATCGGCACCGCGGCCAAGAAGGCGGTGGCGGACGGCGCCACCGGCGTGGTGATCACGCACGGCACAGACACCATGGAAGACACCGCGATGTGGCTCGACGTCACCTACAACGGGCCGGCACCGATCGTGCTGACCGGGGCGCAGCGTAGTTCCGACGCCCCGGACGCCGACGGACCGACCAACCTGCGCGACGCGATCACCGTGGCGTCCAGCCCCGCCGCGCGCGACCAGGGCGTGCTGATCATGTTCGCCGGTGACACATTCCAGGCGTTGGGCACCCACAAGACGACCACCCAGGATCTCAAGGCGTTCGGTGGCACCCCACCGATCGGGTCGGTCGCCGACGACACCTTCACGCTCGACCACCCCGCGAAGCGTCCGTTCCTCGGTGACGTACCGGCGGCCACGGCACCTCCCGTCGCCATCGTCGCGGCCTACCCGGGCGACGGCGCGGGACCCATCGATGCCGCAGTGGCGGCGGGCGCGCGCGGAATCGTCGTGGAGGCACTGGGTTCCGGCAACGCCGGGGAGGGCGTGGTGGACGCGGTACGCCGGCACGCCCCGGCCGGGGTGGCCTTCGGGATCTCCACCCGCGTCCCGACCGGTGAGGTCGTCGCCGAGTACGGTCCGGGTGACGACATGGTCAAGGCCGGCGCCGTGATGGTCCCCAACCTGCGGCCGAGCCAGGCGCGGGTGTTGATGATGGCCGCCCTGGCCACCAATCAGCCGGTGCGCGACGTGGTCGGCCGCTGGGGCTGA
- a CDS encoding AMP-binding protein, translating into MSSYDRGPTDVPVLEQTIGANFEQMVAAQPDAEALVEVATGRRWTYAELDAEVDAVARGLMASGVDKGDRVGIWAPNCAEWVMLQLATAKIGAILVNINPAYRTHELAYVLRQSQVRTLVSATAFKTSDYVTMVAEVQADCPELKDVIFLGTLDWDRLHTEQVDDDRLRARIGELSNTDPINIQYTSGTTGFPKGATLSHRNILNNGFFVGGLINFGRNDRVCVPVPFYHCFGMVMGNLGALTHGAAIVIPAPGFDPGITLAAVESERCTALYGVPTMFIAMLGHPDFAQFDLSSLRTGIMAGSVCPVEVMKRVVADMHMAEVAICYGMTETSPVSCQTLVDDDLERRTATIGRAHPHIEVKIVDPDTGETVERGQPGEFCTRGYSVMLGYWDEPAKTAEAIDPDGWMHTGDLAVMREDGYCTVVGRIKDMVIRGGENVYPREIEEFLYTHPDIDDAQVIGVPDARFGEEICAWIRMKPGRAPLDADAVRAYAADKLAHYKIPRYVLVVDEFPMTVTGKIRKVDMREESVKLLGLAPE; encoded by the coding sequence ATGAGTTCCTATGACCGTGGCCCCACCGATGTACCTGTGCTCGAGCAGACCATCGGCGCCAACTTCGAGCAGATGGTGGCCGCCCAACCGGACGCCGAGGCGCTGGTCGAGGTCGCGACGGGGCGGCGCTGGACGTATGCCGAGCTGGACGCCGAGGTCGATGCCGTGGCCCGAGGTCTGATGGCCTCGGGTGTGGACAAGGGTGACCGAGTCGGTATCTGGGCGCCGAACTGCGCCGAGTGGGTGATGCTGCAGCTCGCGACCGCCAAGATCGGGGCGATCCTGGTGAACATCAACCCGGCCTACCGCACCCACGAACTCGCCTATGTGCTGCGGCAGTCGCAGGTGCGGACGCTGGTGTCGGCCACCGCGTTCAAGACCTCCGACTATGTGACGATGGTGGCCGAGGTGCAGGCGGACTGCCCGGAGCTCAAAGACGTGATCTTCCTCGGCACCCTCGACTGGGACCGGTTGCACACCGAGCAGGTCGATGACGACCGGCTTCGCGCGCGGATCGGCGAACTGTCCAACACCGACCCGATCAACATCCAATACACCTCGGGGACAACCGGATTCCCCAAGGGCGCGACGCTGAGCCACCGCAACATCCTGAACAACGGGTTCTTCGTCGGCGGCCTGATCAATTTCGGTCGCAACGACCGGGTGTGCGTCCCGGTGCCGTTCTACCACTGCTTCGGCATGGTGATGGGCAACCTCGGTGCGCTGACCCACGGTGCGGCGATCGTGATCCCCGCCCCGGGTTTCGATCCCGGGATCACCTTGGCCGCAGTCGAATCCGAGCGGTGCACGGCGCTCTACGGGGTGCCCACGATGTTCATCGCCATGCTGGGGCATCCCGATTTCGCCCAGTTCGACCTGTCCTCGTTGCGCACCGGGATCATGGCGGGCTCGGTGTGTCCGGTCGAGGTGATGAAACGGGTGGTGGCCGACATGCACATGGCCGAGGTGGCGATCTGCTACGGCATGACCGAGACGTCGCCGGTGTCGTGCCAGACGCTGGTCGACGACGATCTGGAGCGTCGTACCGCCACCATCGGCCGGGCCCATCCGCACATCGAGGTCAAGATCGTCGACCCGGACACCGGGGAGACGGTCGAGCGCGGGCAGCCCGGCGAATTCTGCACCCGCGGTTACTCGGTCATGCTCGGGTATTGGGACGAGCCGGCGAAAACCGCGGAGGCCATCGATCCGGATGGCTGGATGCATACCGGTGACCTCGCGGTGATGCGGGAGGACGGCTACTGCACGGTGGTCGGCCGGATCAAGGACATGGTGATCCGCGGTGGGGAGAACGTCTACCCCCGTGAGATCGAGGAGTTCCTGTACACCCACCCCGACATCGACGACGCCCAGGTGATCGGGGTGCCCGATGCGCGGTTCGGTGAGGAGATCTGCGCCTGGATCCGGATGAAACCCGGCCGGGCCCCGCTCGATGCCGACGCGGTCCGGGCCTACGCCGCCGACAAGCTCGCCCACTACAAGATCCCGCGTTATGTGCTCGTGGTGGACGAGTTCCCGATGACGGTGACCGGCAAGATCCGCAAGGTCGACATGCGCGAGGAGAGTGTCAAACTCCTCGGCCTCGCCCCCGAGTAG
- a CDS encoding AMP-binding protein, which yields MNSVASNTDRYRGARDQLVATIADYEKAVEGFAWPQLSGTFNWATDWFDAIARDNDRTALWIVEEDGTEQKLSFAEMADCSDRVATWLAGLGVGKGERVLLMLGNQVELWEAMLAITKLGAVIMPTTGALGPADLSDRITRGGARFVIANTADAAKFAEVPGEYTRIAVGAAPSGWRRYADAYEVEPRRFEACTTVDDPMLIYFTSGTTSKPKLVEHSQVSYPVGHLTTMAWIGVRPGDVHLAISSPGWAKHAWSCFFAPWIAEATIFVYNYARFDAAALLGQLRRAGVNTFCAPPTVWRMLIQSDLGERPEGLREILGAGEPLNPDVIAQVEKAWGLTIRDGFGQTETTLQVGNTPGQPVKPGSMGRPMPGVPVVLVDPISGELADEGEICLDLAAHPRNLMTGYLGDPQRNEAVMAGGYYHTGDVASRDADGYITYIGRTDDVFKSSDYKVSPFELESVLIEHPAVVEAAVVPQPDDTRLAVPKAYVALAEGWDANADTAKDVMTYARDHLAPYLKVRRVEFFELPKTISGKIRRVELRQREDAAHEAGEPISTEYRYEDLVE from the coding sequence ATGAATTCCGTCGCGAGCAACACAGACCGCTACCGCGGTGCCCGTGACCAGCTGGTCGCCACCATCGCGGATTACGAGAAGGCCGTCGAGGGGTTCGCCTGGCCCCAGCTGAGCGGCACCTTCAACTGGGCCACCGACTGGTTCGACGCCATCGCCCGGGACAACGACCGCACGGCGTTGTGGATCGTCGAGGAGGACGGCACCGAGCAGAAGCTGAGCTTTGCCGAGATGGCCGATTGTTCCGACCGGGTCGCCACCTGGTTGGCCGGCCTCGGCGTCGGCAAGGGGGAACGGGTCCTCTTGATGCTCGGCAACCAGGTCGAGCTGTGGGAGGCCATGCTGGCCATCACCAAGCTGGGCGCGGTCATCATGCCGACCACCGGTGCGTTGGGACCCGCGGACCTTTCCGACCGCATCACCCGGGGCGGCGCCCGCTTCGTCATCGCCAACACCGCCGATGCGGCCAAGTTCGCCGAGGTGCCGGGGGAGTACACCCGCATCGCGGTCGGTGCCGCGCCGTCGGGCTGGCGCCGGTACGCCGACGCCTACGAGGTGGAACCGCGCCGGTTCGAGGCCTGCACGACGGTCGACGACCCGATGCTCATCTACTTCACCTCCGGCACGACCAGCAAGCCCAAGCTGGTCGAGCACTCACAGGTGAGCTATCCCGTCGGGCATCTGACCACGATGGCCTGGATCGGAGTGCGGCCCGGCGACGTGCACCTGGCGATCAGCTCGCCCGGCTGGGCCAAGCACGCCTGGAGTTGCTTCTTCGCGCCGTGGATCGCCGAGGCGACGATCTTCGTCTACAACTACGCCCGCTTCGACGCCGCGGCCCTGCTGGGTCAACTGCGCCGCGCCGGCGTCAACACGTTCTGCGCGCCGCCGACGGTGTGGCGGATGTTGATCCAGTCCGACCTCGGCGAGCGGCCCGAGGGACTCCGGGAGATCCTGGGTGCCGGTGAGCCACTGAATCCCGACGTGATCGCCCAGGTCGAGAAGGCCTGGGGCCTGACGATCCGCGACGGGTTCGGGCAGACCGAGACCACGTTGCAGGTGGGCAACACCCCGGGGCAGCCGGTGAAACCCGGCTCGATGGGACGGCCGATGCCGGGTGTCCCGGTGGTGCTGGTGGACCCGATCTCCGGGGAACTCGCCGACGAGGGCGAGATCTGCCTGGACCTTGCGGCGCACCCGCGCAACCTGATGACCGGCTATCTCGGTGACCCGCAACGTAACGAGGCCGTGATGGCCGGCGGCTACTACCACACCGGCGACGTCGCGAGCCGCGACGCGGACGGGTACATCACCTACATCGGCCGTACCGACGACGTGTTCAAGTCCAGCGATTACAAGGTGTCGCCGTTCGAGCTGGAAAGCGTGCTGATCGAGCATCCGGCGGTGGTCGAGGCCGCGGTGGTGCCGCAGCCCGACGACACCCGGCTGGCGGTGCCCAAGGCGTATGTGGCGCTGGCCGAAGGCTGGGATGCCAACGCCGACACCGCGAAAGATGTCATGACCTACGCCCGTGACCACCTCGCGCCGTACCTGAAGGTGCGTCGCGTCGAGTTCTTCGAGCTGCCCAAGACCATCTCGGGCAAGATCCGCCGCGTCGAGCTGCGTCAGCGGGAGGATGCGGCTCACGAAGCGGGCGAACCGATTTCCACCGAATACCGATACGAGGACCTTGTGGAATGA
- a CDS encoding helix-turn-helix transcriptional regulator — MRPSLLRPRDADAVRAELRRMASDTGLPLAFGGQVHDDTLLLSEFFGTRTGAMRGLAVLPRAGLGGASVVSRRPISVPDYRRASTITHDYDEPVLSEGIRSILAVPVVVDGMARAVLYGAHRTSAPIGGRTAAAMVASAQRLSDELRVRDEVDRRMRMREAALTSFAHQPADTEQIREVHADLRRLAADTPDLAGPLRELADRLAVALRGDPPASAPLTSREVDVLAQVALGCTNAEAAERLSLKPETVKSYLRSAAAKLGARNRHEAVSKARRLRQIP, encoded by the coding sequence ATGCGCCCCTCGCTGCTCCGGCCCCGCGACGCCGACGCGGTGCGGGCCGAGCTGCGCCGGATGGCCTCCGACACCGGGCTGCCGCTGGCATTCGGCGGACAGGTCCACGACGACACCCTGCTGTTGAGCGAGTTCTTCGGCACCCGAACCGGCGCCATGCGCGGCCTGGCAGTCCTGCCCAGAGCCGGGCTGGGCGGGGCGAGCGTGGTGTCCCGCCGCCCCATCTCGGTGCCCGACTACCGGCGGGCCTCGACCATCACCCACGACTACGACGAGCCGGTGCTGTCCGAGGGCATCCGCTCGATCCTGGCGGTGCCGGTGGTTGTGGACGGCATGGCCCGGGCGGTGCTGTACGGCGCGCACCGCACCAGCGCTCCCATCGGCGGCCGCACCGCCGCGGCGATGGTGGCCTCGGCCCAACGGTTGAGCGACGAGCTCCGGGTCCGCGACGAGGTGGACCGCCGGATGCGGATGCGGGAGGCCGCCCTGACCTCGTTCGCCCACCAGCCGGCCGATACCGAGCAGATCCGCGAGGTCCACGCCGACCTACGTCGGCTCGCCGCCGACACCCCGGACCTGGCCGGCCCGCTGCGCGAGCTCGCCGACCGGTTGGCGGTGGCGCTACGCGGCGACCCGCCGGCCAGCGCCCCGCTGACCAGCCGCGAGGTCGACGTGCTCGCCCAGGTGGCGCTGGGCTGCACCAACGCCGAAGCCGCCGAACGGCTTTCACTGAAACCCGAGACCGTGAAGAGCTACCTACGCAGCGCGGCAGCCAAACTCGGGGCCCGCAACCGCCACGAGGCGGTCTCCAAGGCCCGGCGGCTGCGGCAGATCCCCTGA
- a CDS encoding epoxide hydrolase family protein, with translation MTPSDPSINPFRIAIPDADLDDLKQRLNRTRWPEAECVEDWTQGIPLDYTKELAAYWANEYDWRTREAALNRFDHFTTEIDGLDIHFIHQRSGREDAFPLLITHGWPGSIVEFHKVIEPLTEAGFDVVCPSLPGYGFSGKPTTTGWGIDKIARAWDTLMTRLGYDRYGAQGGDWGAAVTTQIGRNVGSCAGIHVNMPIAGPPADGIGEMTEDLQKALARIDYYRKWDSGYMKQQSTRPQTVGYGLVDSPVGQLAWIVEKFWSWMDCDGNPENVVSKDEMLDNVMLYWLTASAASSARLYWESHDTWGGGGDYVSLPTGIASFPMEILRAPRSWCETGYNVTHYTTMPRGGHFAAFEQPDMFVEDVMKFFDTVR, from the coding sequence ATGACCCCGAGTGACCCATCGATCAATCCATTCCGCATCGCGATTCCCGACGCCGATCTCGACGACCTCAAGCAGCGACTGAACCGGACTCGATGGCCCGAGGCGGAATGTGTCGAGGACTGGACCCAGGGCATCCCGCTGGACTACACCAAGGAGCTGGCCGCCTACTGGGCCAACGAATACGACTGGCGCACCCGTGAGGCCGCGCTCAATCGGTTCGACCACTTCACCACCGAGATCGACGGTCTGGACATCCATTTCATCCACCAGCGATCCGGGCGGGAAGACGCGTTCCCGCTGTTGATCACCCACGGCTGGCCCGGATCCATCGTCGAGTTCCACAAGGTGATCGAGCCGCTGACCGAAGCCGGGTTCGACGTGGTGTGCCCCTCGCTGCCCGGCTACGGGTTCTCCGGTAAACCGACCACGACCGGCTGGGGCATCGACAAGATCGCACGGGCCTGGGACACCCTGATGACCCGGCTGGGCTACGACCGCTACGGCGCGCAGGGCGGTGACTGGGGTGCGGCGGTGACGACGCAGATCGGCCGCAACGTCGGGTCGTGCGCGGGCATTCACGTCAACATGCCGATCGCCGGGCCGCCCGCCGACGGCATCGGCGAAATGACCGAGGACCTCCAGAAGGCCCTGGCCCGCATCGACTACTACCGCAAGTGGGATTCGGGCTACATGAAGCAGCAGTCGACCCGGCCGCAGACCGTCGGCTATGGGCTGGTGGACTCCCCCGTCGGTCAGCTGGCATGGATCGTGGAGAAGTTCTGGTCATGGATGGACTGCGACGGAAACCCGGAAAACGTGGTGTCCAAAGACGAGATGCTCGACAACGTCATGCTCTACTGGCTCACCGCGTCGGCGGCGTCGTCGGCCCGGCTGTACTGGGAGAGCCACGACACCTGGGGTGGCGGTGGCGACTATGTCAGCCTGCCGACTGGTATCGCGTCGTTCCCGATGGAGATCCTGCGCGCACCGCGTAGTTGGTGCGAAACCGGCTACAACGTCACCCATTACACGACGATGCCGCGGGGCGGGCACTTCGCCGCATTCGAGCAGCCCGACATGTTCGTCGAGGACGTCATGAAGTTCTTCGACACCGTGCGCTGA
- a CDS encoding DUF1254 domain-containing protein encodes MDPLVRSRAVQAVIWGMPAVNFELLREAAAGVGAGDNQVVYWSRLPDWKNQTLTPNPDILYFFPFYNTQAGPVVLEIPAAEGGSITGSVDNGWQEALEDVGPAGVDQGKGAKYLILPPGFDGDVPDGYIAMPSVTYTGFGALRANIASSKDADVAAAVEYGKRIKCYPLSAPDQPTGFVDAVDVVYDSTIPYDLRFFELLHRFVQREPWLQRDRVMISVLKSIGIEKGTPFTPDDELRAVLAAAAAEAHDWLDANYPRFYTAPYFDGTHWAVPASPEVLQGMQSGFADPDSYPVDDRGLLYSFIYFSAKHLGQGQFYVMAIADRDGAPLDGGASYRLQVPADPPVSLYWSATVYDRGTHALIRILPYASRSSHRPDLATNPDGSVDIYIGPAVPEDKESNWIPTKSDGQFEVLFRFYGPEPALFDKSWALTDIEKL; translated from the coding sequence ATGGACCCGTTGGTACGTTCCCGTGCGGTGCAGGCCGTCATCTGGGGGATGCCCGCCGTCAACTTCGAGCTGCTGCGCGAAGCCGCAGCCGGAGTCGGCGCGGGCGACAACCAGGTGGTGTACTGGTCGCGGCTGCCGGACTGGAAGAACCAGACCCTGACGCCCAACCCGGACATCCTGTACTTCTTCCCGTTCTACAACACCCAGGCCGGCCCGGTGGTGCTGGAAATCCCTGCTGCCGAAGGTGGTTCGATCACGGGCTCGGTGGACAACGGTTGGCAGGAGGCACTCGAGGACGTCGGGCCGGCCGGCGTGGACCAGGGTAAGGGCGCCAAGTACCTCATCCTGCCGCCGGGTTTCGACGGCGACGTTCCCGACGGCTACATTGCGATGCCGTCGGTCACCTACACCGGTTTCGGGGCGCTTCGCGCCAACATCGCGTCCAGCAAGGACGCCGACGTGGCTGCGGCGGTCGAATACGGGAAGCGCATCAAGTGCTATCCGCTGTCCGCTCCGGACCAGCCGACCGGTTTCGTCGACGCGGTAGATGTGGTCTACGACAGCACGATTCCCTACGATCTGCGGTTCTTCGAACTGCTGCACCGGTTCGTGCAACGCGAACCCTGGCTGCAGCGCGACCGGGTGATGATCTCGGTGCTGAAGTCGATCGGCATCGAGAAGGGCACGCCGTTCACCCCGGACGACGAGCTCAGAGCAGTACTCGCCGCGGCCGCGGCGGAGGCGCATGACTGGCTCGACGCCAACTATCCGCGGTTCTACACCGCACCGTATTTCGACGGTACCCACTGGGCGGTGCCGGCTTCGCCCGAGGTGTTGCAGGGCATGCAGAGCGGTTTCGCCGATCCGGACAGCTACCCCGTCGACGACCGCGGGCTGTTGTACTCGTTCATCTACTTCAGCGCCAAACACCTTGGGCAGGGCCAGTTTTACGTGATGGCCATCGCCGATCGCGACGGTGCCCCGCTCGACGGCGGCGCCAGCTATCGGTTGCAGGTCCCCGCCGACCCGCCGGTCTCGCTGTACTGGTCGGCCACCGTGTACGACCGTGGCACGCATGCGCTGATCCGTATCCTGCCGTATGCGAGCCGATCGTCGCACCGGCCCGACCTCGCGACGAACCCCGATGGTTCAGTCGACATCTACATCGGCCCCGCCGTGCCGGAAGACAAGGAATCGAACTGGATTCCGACGAAATCGGACGGTCAGTTCGAGGTGCTGTTCCGGTTCTACGGGCCGGAGCCGGCGCTGTTCGACAAGTCCTGGGCACTGACCGACATCGAGAAGTTGTAG
- a CDS encoding ABC transporter ATP-binding protein — MTLTDWRGQVTDDETAGGKTADTALPIDESLPRRREARALLGSLLRPYRWTVAVLALVVIVENVARLSVPILVQRGIDRGIPPILEGGPARELMLIVGTLCVVVIVQAISRMFFLRRSGRVGQRVLLELRRRVFRHFGRLDVAFHDRYTSGRVVSRSTNDVEAIQDMLETGFDSLITAVLTLFGTAILLVALDWRLGLMCLAAFPVLVALVWWFRNESAKTYRLVRESAALVIVQFVETMTGIKAVQAYRRQPRNQEIFDDVADGYRAINEKTFKLLAIFMPGVKLVGNLTTGVVLLYGGYRVLHGEMTIGTLAAFLLYLRMFFEPMQEISQFFNTFQSASSALEKLAGVLAQEPGIADPAQPVPLPEPKGDIEFHDVRFEYTPGRPVLPGLELTVPAGQTVALVGTTGAGKTTIAKLIARFYDPTAGSVTLDGVDLRALDQSELRRHVVMVTQENFMFSGTVADNIRFGRPDATDAQVCAAAEAVGADRFIGSLPDGYDTDVAKRGGRLSAGQRQLVAFARAFLADPAVLILDEATSSLDIPSERMVQRALETVLADRTALVIAHRLSTVQIADRVLVLEHGRIVEDGAPGDLIGRADGAYAALHRAWVDSLA; from the coding sequence ATGACCCTGACAGATTGGCGCGGGCAGGTCACGGACGACGAGACCGCCGGCGGCAAAACCGCCGACACCGCGCTTCCGATCGACGAAAGCCTGCCCCGGCGTCGTGAGGCCCGGGCGCTGCTCGGGTCGCTGCTGCGCCCGTACCGGTGGACGGTTGCGGTACTGGCCCTGGTCGTCATCGTGGAAAACGTTGCCCGGCTCTCGGTTCCGATCCTGGTGCAGCGCGGTATCGACCGGGGCATCCCGCCGATTCTCGAGGGCGGCCCGGCCAGAGAGCTGATGCTCATCGTCGGCACGCTGTGCGTGGTGGTGATCGTGCAGGCGATCAGCCGGATGTTCTTCCTGCGCCGCTCCGGGCGGGTCGGGCAGCGGGTGTTGTTGGAGCTGCGCCGCCGGGTGTTCCGGCATTTCGGCCGTCTCGATGTGGCGTTCCACGACCGCTACACGTCGGGCCGGGTGGTCAGCCGGTCCACCAACGACGTCGAGGCCATCCAGGACATGCTGGAGACCGGGTTCGACAGCCTGATCACCGCGGTGCTGACGTTGTTCGGCACGGCGATCCTGCTGGTGGCGCTCGACTGGCGGCTGGGCCTGATGTGCCTGGCGGCGTTCCCGGTACTGGTGGCCCTGGTGTGGTGGTTCCGCAACGAGTCGGCCAAGACCTACCGGCTGGTGCGCGAGAGCGCCGCACTGGTGATCGTGCAGTTCGTCGAGACCATGACGGGGATCAAGGCCGTGCAGGCCTACCGGCGGCAGCCACGCAATCAGGAGATCTTCGACGACGTCGCCGACGGCTACCGGGCGATCAACGAGAAGACCTTCAAGCTGCTGGCCATCTTCATGCCCGGGGTGAAACTGGTCGGCAACCTGACCACCGGGGTGGTGCTGCTCTACGGCGGCTATCGGGTGTTGCACGGGGAGATGACCATCGGCACGCTGGCCGCGTTCCTGCTCTACCTGCGGATGTTCTTCGAGCCGATGCAGGAGATCTCGCAGTTCTTCAACACCTTCCAGTCGGCGTCCTCGGCGCTGGAAAAGCTGGCCGGGGTGCTGGCGCAGGAGCCCGGTATCGCCGATCCGGCGCAGCCCGTGCCGCTGCCGGAGCCCAAGGGCGACATCGAGTTTCACGATGTGCGCTTCGAATACACGCCGGGCCGCCCGGTGCTGCCCGGCCTCGAGCTCACGGTGCCGGCCGGGCAAACGGTGGCCCTGGTCGGCACAACCGGGGCCGGCAAGACGACCATCGCCAAGCTGATCGCCCGGTTCTACGATCCGACCGCCGGGTCGGTGACGCTGGACGGCGTGGACCTGCGTGCGCTCGACCAGTCCGAGTTGCGCCGGCACGTCGTGATGGTCACCCAGGAGAACTTCATGTTCTCCGGGACGGTGGCCGACAACATCCGGTTCGGCCGGCCCGACGCCACCGATGCGCAGGTGTGCGCGGCCGCCGAGGCGGTCGGGGCCGACCGGTTCATCGGGTCGTTGCCCGACGGGTACGACACCGACGTCGCCAAACGTGGTGGCCGCCTCTCGGCCGGGCAGCGCCAGCTGGTGGCATTCGCCCGGGCGTTCCTGGCCGACCCGGCCGTGCTGATCCTGGACGAGGCGACGTCCTCGCTCGACATCCCGAGTGAGCGCATGGTGCAGCGGGCGTTGGAGACCGTGTTGGCCGACCGCACCGCGCTGGTGATCGCGCACCGGCTTTCGACGGTGCAGATCGCCGACCGCGTGCTGGTGCTCGAGCACGGCCGCATCGTCGAGGACGGGGCGCCCGGCGATCTCATCGGTAGAGCCGACGGCGCCTACGCCGCGCTGCACCGGGCCTGGGTCGATTCCCTGGCCTGA